CAAAAGGCTCTTCCTCAAAATGAGGAACTATGTAAAAGTCTACTAAATTTAACCCTGTATAATCATTTAATTCTGTTGCCAAAGTCTTATCATCCACTATAGAGGCGTACTCTATGTCAGGAGCCGCTATTACTGAACCTGCCGATTCTCCAATATATAACAGTCCATTTTCTATTCTTTCCTTTAAATAAGGTATTAAATTTTTTCTTTTTAATTCTTGCAATAAATAAAATGTATTTCCACCAGAAATAAAAATTATTTTCGCTTCTGACAATTTTTCTTTTGCAATTTCTTCTGAAAAAATAGAAACATCAAAATTTTCCACTTCATAACCAAAATCTTCAAATACTTTTTGAGTAAGATGTATGTATTTTTTATATTCGTCTACATTAGTTGCTGTGGGAATAAATAGTATTTTTTTACTTTCAGTATTTTTATCTAAAAATTTTTTTACAAGTTCTATACTTTCGTATAAAGACGATGTTAAAATCATATTTTTCAAAAAAATCATCCTCTCTAATCAAGTTTGAAGTTATCCCCAAGATACACTCTTCTAGCTGTTTCATCATTTGCAATCTGCTGTCCTGTTCCTGCAATCAGAATTGTACCTTCTGCCATTATATAAGCTCTTTCTGTAATTCTCAATGTTTCACGCACGTTATGATCGGTAATCAGTATTCCAAGCCCACGTTCCTTTAACTGCATTATTATATTTTGAATATCCTCAACTGCAATCGGATCTACTCCTGCAAAAGGCTCATCCAGCAGTATAAAATCTGGATTTGTAGAAATAGTTCTAGCGATCTCCACACGTCTA
This is a stretch of genomic DNA from Leptotrichia hofstadii. It encodes these proteins:
- a CDS encoding Type 1 glutamine amidotransferase-like domain-containing protein, whose amino-acid sequence is MKNMILTSSLYESIELVKKFLDKNTESKKILFIPTATNVDEYKKYIHLTQKVFEDFGYEVENFDVSIFSEEIAKEKLSEAKIIFISGGNTFYLLQELKRKNLIPYLKERIENGLLYIGESAGSVIAAPDIEYASIVDDKTLATELNDYTGLNLVDFYIVPHFEEEPFVEGSRKTVELYKDKLDLKLINNKEAILVENNNFTIIK